The following are from one region of the Cyanobium gracile PCC 6307 genome:
- a CDS encoding GDSL-type esterase/lipase family protein, producing MQVPKKLVVLGDSGVYGWGDPEQGGWCERLRRHWMELPQGPVLYGLGVRGDGLERLAARSEAEVTSRGELRRQRPQGILLSIGLNDTARVGRPDGRHQLAPDAFLFGLRQLLPRLRAIAPVFVLGLTPVDEVMMPFAEMLWYELATVRRYEGLLEEACMEADVPFLPLLDGLLADPHWLQWLCNDGLHLNSDGHGQLYRRLRSWRALLDWAGLDLHSSVTAGF from the coding sequence ATGCAGGTGCCGAAGAAGCTGGTGGTGCTCGGGGACAGCGGCGTCTACGGCTGGGGCGACCCCGAGCAGGGCGGCTGGTGCGAGCGCCTGCGGCGCCATTGGATGGAGCTGCCCCAGGGCCCGGTGCTCTACGGCCTCGGGGTGCGGGGGGATGGGCTGGAGCGGCTGGCGGCCCGCTCCGAGGCGGAGGTGACCAGCCGGGGCGAACTGCGCCGCCAGCGCCCCCAGGGGATCCTGCTGTCGATCGGGCTCAACGACACGGCCCGGGTGGGACGGCCCGACGGTCGCCACCAGCTGGCCCCCGACGCGTTCCTGTTCGGCCTGCGGCAGCTGCTGCCCCGGTTGCGGGCCATCGCCCCGGTATTCGTGCTGGGTCTCACCCCGGTGGATGAGGTCATGATGCCCTTCGCCGAGATGCTCTGGTACGAGCTGGCCACGGTGCGCCGCTATGAGGGCCTGTTGGAGGAGGCCTGCATGGAGGCCGACGTGCCCTTCCTGCCGCTGCTTGATGGCCTGCTGGCCGACCCCCACTGGCTGCAGTGGCTGTGCAACGACGGCCTGCATCTCAACAGCGACGGCCACGGCCAGCTCTACCGGCGTCTGCGTTCCTGGAGGGCTTTGCTGGACTGGGCCGGGCTGGATCTCCACAGCAGCGTGACGGCCGGCTTCTGA
- a CDS encoding pyridoxal phosphate-dependent aminotransferase produces MPAPLTLSARAQALQPSLTLAITAKARELRGEGKDICSLSAGEPDFDTPAFIRQAATEALEAGHTRYGPVAGEPELRQAIAAKLSQENGVPTRPDQVLVTNGGKQALYNLFQVLLDPGDEVLLPAPYWLSYPEMAHLAGARVRCLTTDASGGFRFSPEQLEAAITPASRLLVLNSPSNPTGMVLSRSELEGIAAVLRRHPAVAVVCDEIYEMLLSPGHLHHSLAAVAPDLAERIFIVNGFAKGWAMTGWRIGWLAGARHVVAAASALQSQSTSNVCSFAQFGALAAVSGSRDCVHAMAAEFSRRRSRLSDGLMAISGLKLLPPEGAFYAFPDVSAWGLDSMTLCGRLLEEVGLAVVPGAAFGDDRCIRLSCAASPATIDDGLERLRRFGASL; encoded by the coding sequence ATGCCGGCCCCGTTGACGCTCTCCGCCCGGGCGCAGGCGTTGCAGCCATCGCTCACCCTCGCCATCACCGCCAAGGCGCGCGAGCTGCGCGGCGAGGGCAAGGACATCTGCAGCCTCAGCGCCGGGGAGCCCGACTTCGACACCCCCGCCTTCATCCGTCAGGCGGCCACCGAGGCCCTGGAGGCCGGCCATACCCGCTATGGGCCCGTGGCCGGCGAACCCGAGCTGCGCCAGGCGATCGCCGCCAAGCTGAGCCAGGAGAACGGCGTTCCCACCCGCCCCGACCAGGTGCTGGTGACCAACGGCGGCAAACAGGCCCTCTACAACCTCTTCCAGGTCCTGCTCGACCCCGGCGACGAGGTGCTGCTGCCGGCCCCGTACTGGCTCAGCTATCCGGAGATGGCCCACCTGGCCGGCGCCCGCGTGCGCTGCCTCACCACCGATGCCAGCGGCGGGTTCCGCTTCAGCCCCGAGCAGCTGGAGGCGGCGATCACCCCGGCCAGCCGGCTGCTGGTGCTCAACAGCCCCTCCAATCCCACCGGCATGGTGCTCAGCCGCTCCGAGCTGGAGGGGATCGCCGCCGTGCTGCGCCGCCACCCCGCCGTGGCGGTGGTCTGCGACGAGATCTACGAGATGCTGCTCTCCCCCGGCCATTTGCACCACAGCCTGGCGGCGGTGGCGCCCGACCTCGCCGAGCGGATCTTCATCGTCAACGGTTTCGCCAAGGGCTGGGCGATGACCGGCTGGCGCATCGGCTGGCTGGCGGGCGCCCGCCATGTGGTCGCCGCCGCCAGCGCCCTGCAGAGCCAGAGCACCAGCAATGTCTGCAGCTTCGCCCAGTTCGGCGCCCTGGCGGCCGTGAGCGGATCGCGCGACTGCGTCCACGCCATGGCCGCCGAATTCAGCCGTCGGCGCTCCCGGCTCAGCGACGGCCTGATGGCGATCAGCGGCCTCAAGCTGCTGCCTCCCGAGGGTGCCTTCTACGCCTTCCCCGACGTCAGCGCCTGGGGCCTGGATTCGATGACCCTCTGCGGCCGGCTGCTGGAGGAGGTGGGGCTGGCGGTGGTGCCTGGTGCCGCCTTCGGCGATGACCGCTGCATCCGCCTGTCCTGCGCGGCGTCCCCGGCCACGATCGACGACGGCCTGGAGCGGCTGCGCCGCTTCGGCGCCAGTCTCTGA